The genomic segment TGAGCATACTTGATTACTTCAGATCTGTCCGCGCCCAATTTTCGCGCCGCTACCATTGCCGCCACTGTCGGTCCCACACCACATGCTTCGCAATCCCCGCGACTGATTGCGTGATATAGGCCGTCTGTATTGTAGCTCTCTACATTTGACAATACAACGCTGTCGAGTATAGCTGCCTCGCCGGCGGAATGATAGTGCGACAGATCAGACGACGCAACGATCAGAGCCTTGCGATCATGAAGCGTGCCGGATAGTATTTCGGCGAGCGCAATGCAGGTATCCTTCTCCTGATCGCCCATGACAATCGGGATCAGCTTGAAATCTCCGAGTACGATCTGGAGAAACGGCAACTGCACTTCAAGCGCATGCTCAGCGCGATCTACGGCACCGCCTGTGTGCCCCTTGGTAGAAAGGTATACTTTGGAAGGGTTGATGTTGGCCATTCTTATCGCGAGATCCAGATCAACATAAAGCTTGTCGAGAGGTGTGACGTAGGCCCCTCCATTGTATATCGATGCTCCCTGAAAGAGACTGCCATGTGACGGCGAAATGACCACTACAACATCAAATTTCATTCCCTCAAGTAACTTGAAACCTGCAGCCGCGACTCTGCCCGAATACATATACCCCGCGTGTGGTGAGACAATCGACTTGATCTCGCCGTCGATGTGCTTTTTCACACTCTCATAATAGTATTGAGTTATGCCTCTCATCAATTCCAGCGGATCAGCGGGATAGAAGCTCCCGGCATATTGCGGCCGGCGTTCATCATCGGGAAATACATTTTGCTTTTCCATGGAGGAAGTATAGTAGCGGAATCACCGAATTTCAAGCTATTTGTGGCGGCACGAGATCGGCTTGCACCGTGAGTTTCCCTGACGAACCTTCTTAGTGGCAAACCTGTTACTGCGGAGGCATATAGATCCAGAAGTTTTAACCATAGAAAAGGCGGAACCGCAATCGACCCCGCCACCATACCATTTCAGCGCATGCTTCTATAATAAGGCCAGTTTCTCCCTGGCCTTAATTCTGATGAGAGCGTAGTTGAAGTTATTGACTATGTTGTAGTTCGCAGCTTTGTCATAAAGCTCCCTCGCCTTCTCCCGGTCTCCGGACCCCTCGTAAGCGATTGCCATTCTGTAGAAATTGTACGGATTCTGCTGATCGGACTGCATAAACTCCTGAATGGCGGTCCTGAAATCTGCTTCCTCCAGAGCGATCATGCCCATCAAC from the Candidatus Zixiibacteriota bacterium genome contains:
- the amrB gene encoding AmmeMemoRadiSam system protein B — its product is MEKQNVFPDDERRPQYAGSFYPADPLELMRGITQYYYESVKKHIDGEIKSIVSPHAGYMYSGRVAAAGFKLLEGMKFDVVVVISPSHGSLFQGASIYNGGAYVTPLDKLYVDLDLAIRMANINPSKVYLSTKGHTGGAVDRAEHALEVQLPFLQIVLGDFKLIPIVMGDQEKDTCIALAEILSGTLHDRKALIVASSDLSHYHSAGEAAILDSVVLSNVESYNTDGLYHAISRGDCEACGVGPTVAAMVAARKLGADRSEVIKYAHSGETSGDMDAVVGYMSAVQYKSREVKTYTIG